The DNA region ACACCGGAAATATTGTTTTTGCGTGTCAGTGCGATCAGCTCGCGAATAGTCGCCTCGGAATCGATAGTGATGGGGTCCTTCACCACGCCGGCTTCAAATTTTTTCACCGCGCGCACTTCGGCAGCCTGCTGCTCGATAGGCATGCTTTTGTGGATGATGCCAATACCCCCCTCCTGCGCAATAGCAATAGCCAGGCGCGCTTCGGTAACGGTATCCATTGCGGCAGAAATCAGCGGAATGTTCAGTTGAATGCGGCGTGTCAATTGGGTTTTCAGTGACACATCCTTGGGGGTAACCTCGGAAAGGCCGGGCACCAGCAACACATCATCAAACGTGAGCGCTTCTTCAACAATTCGCAACATACTTCAACCCAACCTCTGCAGGATTCAAATCCGGTCGACTGCCAGTTCGCTAAAGGCCGGGATCCCAAAGCCCTTATGCAGCAGTATTTTGTCCGGTAAAAATAAACGCGGGATTATACCGGCTCACCCGCCATGGGTAAACACAAGATCTTGTGCTGGCAACAGGTTTTCGGGCAAGACAAGACGCAGGCATAGGCCCTAGAATGTGCACCCTATGAGCCATCAAGACCTGTTTACATCGACCCCTGCACACTTTTCCCCCGAGCGGGAAATCATTAGTGTCAGCCAACTCAATCGCCGCGCCCGTCAGCTGCTGGAAACCCAGTTTCCGCTGCTGTGGGTAGAGGGCGAGTTGTCCAATGTATCCATTCCCTCCTCCGGCCATTGGTACTTCACCCTCAAAGACGACCAGGCCCAGGTGCGCTGCGCCATGTTCCGCAACCGCAATATGCTGGTGCGCTTCAAGCCCCAACAGGGACAACAGGTACTGATCCGTGCACGTGTTAGCCTGTACGAAGGGCGCGGCGACTATCAAATTATCGTGGAACACATGGAGGAAGCCGGTACAGGGGCCTTGCAGCGCGCCTTCGAGCAGCTTAAAGCGCGCCTCGGCCAGGAGGGTTTATTCGACCCCGCCTATAAAAAACCACTACCCGGCCTGCCCGGGCGCATAGGGGTTATCACATCCCCTACTGGCGCTGCCATTCGCGATATTTTGAGTGTACTGGAACGGCGTTTTCCTGCTATTCCCGTTACCCTTATCCCGGTCGCCGTGCAGGGCAAAGAAGCTGCGCCGCAAATTGTGCGCGCCCTTGAGCTGGCCAATCGCAGCGGACTGTTTGATGTGCTTATAGTGGCGCGTGGCGGCGGTTCCCTGGAAGATTTATGGCCATTTAACGAGGAGATAGTCGCACGCGCCATCTTTGCCAGCCGGGTTCCTGTCATCAGCGGCGTAGGCCACGAGGTGGACTTCACCATTGCCGATTTTGTCGCTGACCTGCGCGCCCCTACACCATCGGCTGCGGCAGAACTGGTGGTACCCGATGGTAACGACTGGCTGGATAAATTTATCGGTTTTGAAGTGCTGCTGGAGGAAGCCATGTTGCGCAAATTGCGCCATTGGCAGCAGCGATTAACCTGGCTGCGCCAGCGCCTCCGCCACCCGCGCGAGCGGCTGGAGCAGCAGGGCCAGCGGCTCGACAACCTGGAACTGCGCCTCAAAGCCCATATCCAGCACCAGTTGGGTAACTACCGGCATAAGCTTGAGCAACTACGCTTGCGCTTGCAGCCCCATCATCCACAGGTGCGTATTGTGCGCCTGCATGAAAAACTCGCACAGCAACAACAGCGCCTGGTATCGCTGCAAAAACAACAACTCCAGGGATACAAACAGCGCTTTAACGCAGCCCTGCGCCTGCTGAATACCCTCAACCCATTGAATACCCTGGAGCGCGGCTACTCCCTGACCAGCCATGCCGAGAGCGGCCAGCTGATTTCCAGCAGCAAGCAAATCGTCACTGGCGAACTGGTTAAAACCCGCCTGGCAGAAGGCGAACTCATCAGCCGCGTTGAACGCACCTTGCCCTGACCCCTGGTGACCAGTATATTGGCGCCCTCTTGTCGGGGCGCCTTGGTAGCACAGCTATTGCGAAGGCTGAGATGGGTTCGGCCCAACCCGTAGAACCTGATCAGGTTGAGACCTGCGGAGGGAACAAGTGCTGCCCATCCGGTACCAGCCCTTCCTCACACACCTCAGCTCACCCGTAATTTGCCCAAGAAAGCAGCCCCAAGAGACAAGCAGCGTGAACCCATCCTCCTTGCATATTGCCATTGCTGGCGCCGGCCTTTTAGGGCGCCTGCTTGCCTGGCGGCTGGCTGTCGCAGGTCATCACATCAGCGTGTTTGAGGCTGGCAGCTTACTGCAACCACCGCAAGGCCAACGCGCTGCCGCCTTTACCGCCGCCGGTATGGTAGCTCCCCTCAGTGAAGCAGTGGTATCCGATGCGGATGTCTATCGCATGGGGCTATACGCCTTGCAGCGCTGGCCCGAGTGGCTGGCAGGCCTTCCGCCACAGGAAACCCCATTGTTCCATTACCAGGGCAGCCTGGTGGTAGCCCACCCACAGGATTACCCGGAGCTGGATCAGTTCGAGCAGGAACTGCGCTTTGTTATCCCTGAGTGTCGGGGCTATCAGCGACTCGATGGGGTTGCCATTCAGCAACTGGAGCCAGACTTGAATCCGGGGTTACAGCAAGGGCTTTTCCTTGCTGAAGAGGGTCATATCCACAATCGTGAACTTATGCAGCAACTAGGGGTGGAGTTACAGCGACTGGGAGTCGCGATCCACGAAAGAACAGCCGTAGCGGTAGCGCCTTACCGTGTGCACAGCCAGGAGCGGCAATGGCAAGCAGATTGTGTCATCGATTGCCGCGGCCTGGGTGCCAAAACGCAAATGCCAGCACAAGCCTTGCGTGGAGTGCGCGGTGAAACATTGCATGTCGAGACACGTGAAATCCACCTGCAACGCCCCGTCCGCCTTATGCACCCGCGCTACCAATTGTATGCAGTGCCAAAACCAAACCATCGCTTTATCATTGGCGCCACCCAAATTGAAAGTGAAGACAGCTCACCGGTCAGTATCCAATCCAGCCTGGAACTGAGCAGTGCGCTTTACACATTGTCACCCGCCTTTGCCGAGGCGCGCATTATTGAATTGGATACCAACCTGCGCCCGGCGTTTATGGACAATATGCCCCGGGTTATCCAACAGCCTGGCCTGATTACCGCCAATGGTTTATTCCGCCACGGCTATTTGTTGGCGCCGGCAGTAGTCGACAATGTATTAGCGCTGGTTCACGAGCAAAAGGACGTCCCTTTTAGCCATCCATTGAACCGTGTTTTATAAGGCATCCCCGCTATGATCACTATCAGTCTAAACAACGAGGCCCGCGAGCTGGCTACCGACAGCCTGCTCAGCGAAGCTATCGACCTCTGGGGTTATGGCGACAGCAAAATCGCTGTTGCTATCAATGGCGAATTTATACCCCGCTCCACCTACACCAGCCATCGGTTACAGCACGGCGACCAGGTAGACATTGTTAAACCCGTGGGAGGTGGCTGATATGAGCCAAACCAAAGATTTTGTCCTCTATGGCGAGCACTTCAATAGCCGTTTCCTGTTGGGGACCGCCCTCTACGCCTCTCCACAGCTAATGCGCGATTCCATTGAAAAATCCCGCTGCGACATAGTTACCCTGGGGCTGCGCCGACAAAACCCTGCCAACCGCGATGGCGATACCTTCTGGCAATACATCCAGGACAGTGGCTGCCGCCTGCTCCCCAATACCGCCGGCTGCAAAAGTGTCAAAGAAGCCGTAACCCTGGCAGAAATGTCACGCGAAATTTTCGATACCGATTGGATCAAACTGGAAGTGGTTGGTGACGACTACAACTTGCAACCCGATCCATTCGGGCTGGTAGAAGCCGCCGGGATACTGATCAAGCAGGGATTCAAAGTACTGCCCTACTGCACGGATGACTTAATCCTGTGCAAACGCCTGCTGGATGTCGGCTGCCAGGTACTCATGCCCTGGGGTGCACCTATAGGCACAGGCCAGGGACTGCTCAATCGTTACAACCTGCGCAGCCTGCGCGAGCGCATCAAAGATGTCCCGATGATTATTGACGCCGGGCTGGGGGCTCCGTCACAGGCAGCCGAAGCCATGGAGATGGGATATGACGGAATCCTGCTCAACACGGCTGTCGCCAAAGCGCATAACCCACCTTTGATGGCAGAAGCCTTTGCCGATGCTATTGATGCAGGACGCAAGGCCTACAACGCTGGCCTGATGCAGAAACGCCAGACAGCCAGCCCCAGCACACCTACACTGGGACAGCCTTTCTGGCATAACCAGTAACCCTGAAAAAACGCTGCCAACCGGCAGCGTTTTTTCATCGATCGACAGATTGCTCCAGATAACCGCTAATCTGCCCAAAGCAGGCTTCCAGCTTGCTTTGAATCAGTTCATCTGCGCTACCACCGGCAGCCAGATACTGCTGTAACATCAAACTGAGCCGGCGCAGATGGAATACGACCTCCAATTGCAACAGGCAATGGTCCTGCAAATCCTGGGGAATCTCCGTTGCTGGCTGCTCCATGAGATTCACCAACTGTCGATCCAGGGCCGGCTGCTGTGCCACCACCCCTTTGTAGGCCGTCGCCAGATGCAACACAACGTTTTGCAGTGAGTGAAGGCGCCTGTCGCGGTGGGTAAACCCAATCTCCAACAGACACCCCTTGAGCGCATCAAACCAACATTGGAGCCGCTCATGCTGGGAATGGAACTGCTGCAAAAAATCGGTGACCGCCGAGCCGGATACTACACTGGCTACCGGTAAATCGCTGCGTCGCACCAATGCCGACAGCAGATCAACCGCCCGGAATAAATACTCCTGGGCACTGCGCTCAATGATCGGAATAGCATCGCGCCAACCACGACCATAGGGCAATAAACGATTGAAATAAATCGCGACTACCGAATCAGCCAGTGCCAGCAGCTGCCCCAACAAACTTAATTCACTGTCCAGCTTGGCGGCGGGATAACCCGTGCCATCACAGCGCTCCTGGTGTTCCAATACCGCAAGTCCGACGGAATCAGGCAGCCCGGGAATCAACATCATCAACGCCTGGGCAATTTCCACATGCAACTAGATATGGAACCACTCATCCAAGGTAAGCGGCTCGACTTTATGGAGAATCTCCGGCTCGACATAAAGCATACCAATATCGTGATAAAGCGCCGCCCAGAAAAGCGCTCGGCGATCGGCAGGCGATAAACGCATTTCATCCCCAAGCAACACCGCCATTAATGCGGTAAACAGCGCCCGCTTGTAGAGACCAGGCATTTGACTCGCCATCACACTGAGATGCTGCTGCAGCAATGGATGCTCGGGCAGCGATTCTGCATGGGTCGCCAATTGCTGGAGAAAGGGGCGATGCTCTTCCAGCACGACAAAAAAGCTATCCTGGCGCGCCCAATCCGTCAGGTCGCGCCTGAGCATATCTACCGTCAGGGGAGAAACCAGGGTCACTGAACGCGCCAAAGGCTCAGCTAACGACCTACCCTGCAGCGCAGCAAGCGCATCAGCATCAAAAGGCTGATGGGGGGAAAGCAGCAAATTACCCTGGACATCCAGGACAGGCCGCACAATCAATACACCCGCAGGCAAGGTGCCCGCGCTATACGCAGCCAGGTAGCCACCGTAGGCACCTGCCGCACGCAAACCTAATCGATCCCAGACATTATCTGGCAATGGACTTGAGAGCCCGCTAACCATATTCACCTTCCAGGCCCAACAACCTCGTTCAAGCCACTGCTAAACCACCACGAACCGCCAGAGCCACACGCTGACCAGGGCTAACATCAAGCTATACCCTACCAGTGAGGACGCCAACCGTGGCGCTAAATTATGTGATATAGCCAATACTCCCGCTGAAATCATCGCGGGCATGGCCGCCTCTAACACGACTACCTGGGCTGCCAAACCGCGAATTCCCAACAGCAGACAAACTCCCAAGGCAAACGCTGGTGCTAACACCAGAATATAAACCAAGCCTATCCCTAAAGGCTCAAGGTGATCCGACTCCAGCCGCAATTGCCACTGTAATCCGACCGCCACCATGACTACAGGCACAAGTGTAGATGAAATCCGTGGCAGTACATCCAGTAACCAATCAGGATAGCCCATACCACGCAACAGGAACGCAAAAATCAGTGCAATAAAAGGAGGAAAACGCAGAATATTTTTACACAGATCCAGCCAATGACTGGAGGTATTGGCGTAATAACCCGCAACCAGGATCCCAAATGTATTCAGCGCAATAAATGTTCCAAATTGATCATAAAGGATCGCATAGGGAATTGCCTCCGCGCCCAAATGCGCTTCAATCAATGGAATTCCCAGGAAACCGCTATTACCCAGGGTTACCACCAATAACATGGCACCGGTAACCTCCGAAGACCAGGCGCGCCAACGGGCAGTCAGGTAGGTAATCAACGCACAAAACCCCATAACCAGCCAGGCGGCAACCACCGGCAATACCGCATGATGATCAAGGCGCAATTTGGGAATTTCGTTGAGGATCAATGCAGGCAATGCCACGTAGATTACATAGGCATTTAACGAAAGGGATGCATTAGGAGGAAACGCCTTAAGCCTCTGGAACAAAATCCCAAGCAACAGGCACAAGATAATCAATACAAGATTGGACATAACGCCCCGACAACCACACAAAACAGCACAGGTATAACCCTAGCTCAATATCCTCCAGGGACAAAACACGTTAACACCTGCAGAAAGCTTTATGACCTAATTAAAACGCCCATACCTCTGGAGCAAAGGTATGGGCGCAATCGACAACAGCCGGATATTAATCAACGGCAGATCAAATATCTGTTAGAGTTTGTAGCCATCCTCTTCATGCAAACTCAAATCGAGACCAATAATCTCTTCCTCGCGAGTCACACGCAAGCCGTTGGTAAAAAGCCCTGTCAGCTTGAGCAACACATAAGTCACTACCGCGGTATACACCAGGGTCACCACTACACCCAGTAACTGTACCCCCATCTGATGCGCAATAGTAACGCCCTCAGCCAACCCCTGGCCGCTAAAGGCGCCAAGTCCTGTCGCTGCAAAAACGCCCGCCAGCAAGGTGCCGAGGATACCGCCAACGCCGTGCACCGGGAACACATCCAGCGAGTCGTCGATCTTCCACACACGCTTCACCATATGCGTCATCACAAAGCAAATAACACCCGCACTCAAACCAATCACCAAGGCTCCGCCCGGGCCAACATAGCCGGATGCCGGTGTAATAGTTCCCAAGCCTGCCACCATGCCAGTGACAATACCGAGTACGCTGGGCTTCCTGAAGCGAATCCACTCAATGACCATCCACGCCAAAGAACCTGCTGCCGCAGAAATATGCGTAACCAGCAGCGCCATAGCGGCATTTTCATTGGCCGCCAGGGCACTGCCAGCGTTAAACCCAAACCAGCCGACCCACAGCATACCGGCGCCCGTCACCGTCATCGTCATGTTGTGCGGCGGCATAGCTGTAGTCGGAAAACCCTGGCGCTCACGCAATACCAGCGCCGCGACCAAGGCCGCCACACCGGCGGTAATGTGAACCACCGTTCCACCTGCGAAATCCAGCAGCCCCATTTGGAACAACCAGCCACTGCTTGCCCATACCCAATGGCAAATGGGGATATATACCGCAAACAACCACAGCGCCGTAAACAGCAACATGGACGAAAACTTCATACGCTCCGCAAAGGCTCCCACAATCAATGCCGGGGTAATAATGGCAAAGGTCATCTGGAAAGCGGCATGGAGGCTCAGGGGGATATCTCCTGCCAGGCTGGACTCTTCGATACTCGCCATCATGAACATACTGAAATCGCCAATCCAGGCATTACCTTCACCAAAAGCAAGGCTATAACCGGCCACCAGCCACAACAGCGATACCAGGCAAGCGATAGCAAAACATTGCATCAACACCGACAAGATATTTTTGACGCGCACCAGGCCGCCGTAAAACAGGGATAGACCCGGCAATGTCATAAACAGAACCAGGGCGGTTGCAGTGAGAACCCAAGCAGTATTAGCCCCGTTAATCCCGGTATCCTGTGCCATAGAGCCCGAGGCCAAAACCGACAGGCACAAACCTGCCAGCATAGAAATGGACATAGAGTTCAGCTTCTTCATGATTACCTCATGTTATTGTCAGGCATATATGCCCTTATGAAATTGGAGTGCCCGTACTAGAAAATCCCACTAATAGCGCACCATTATGGGAAAGATATCCGGATCAATAAGTGCCCACGGGAAATTTACGGCCAATCGAATGCACCAAATAAATGCAAAATACTGCCCAAAATCCCCATTTTGAAACTCGGCCGCGGCGCTGCAATTTTCACTCCAGAAAAAACTATTCCAATAAAAATCAATAAGATAAATATAAATACATATCCAAGTAAGAAACTTTTGGCACCATGAATGAACGAAGCAAATACTCCTGCACCACAACAGGACAAAGCATAGATTAAAAACAGAAGCGCAAAACTCGCACTGGCAAGCGGAAAGGGAGATGCTACGAGAGCAAAAGCGGGAGAAGACTTATGAGCGATGATAATCGCCCGGCAAGCGGGATATTTTAAACGCGTGAAATACTTTCGTTGACACGGTCGCGCATTTCCTTACCCGGCTTGAAATGGGGAACATACTTTCCATCAAGCACGACCGATTCACCCGTTTTCGGATTACGGCCAGTACGCGGGGCGCGGTAATGGAGAGAAAAACTGCCAAAACCACGAATTTCAATGCGCTCACCAGAGGCAAGTACGTCAGACATATGATCAAGTAGCAACTTGACAGCCATCTCAACGTCTTTAATCGGGAGTTGATTTTGTTTTTCGGTGATGAGTTCAATTAATTCCGATTTTGTCATGATGAGCTCTCTGGTCCAGGTCAGAATCCATACTGCAAGAGGAATATACCCTCGGCAACTATAGCAAACCACTCAATAAATGCGAAATAAACCCTTGAAAATGAACAGCTTAAAAACAACAGTGGCCAGATTATCTGGCCACTGTCCGTCAAAGATTACTCTTTGTTTTGCATTTGAGCCTTGATCAAGTCGCCCAGGGTTGCGGGTGCAGCCTCTGCTTGCTTGTTCGACAACTCTTTCATCGCCACCTTCTCGTCTTCAACGTCTTTTGACTTCACAGACAGAGAAATAGTACGGTTCTTGCGGTCCACGGCGATGATTTTGGCTTCCACCTCATCACCGGCTTTCAGCAGATTGCGCGCATCTTCGACCTTCTCACGGCTCAACTCAGACGCTTTGAGAACGCCTTCTACGTCATCTGCCAGGGTCACTACCGCCGCCTTGGCTTCAACTTCTTTCACGATACCCTTCACCACAGCACCTTTGTCGTTGGACGCTACGTACTCAGAGAAAGGATCTGCTTCGAGTTGCTTGATGCCCAGTGAAATGCGCTCACGCTCAGGATCGATTGCCAATACAACGGTTTCGATCTCGTCACCTTTCTTGTACTTGCGTACCGCTTCTTCTCCCGCTTCGTGCCAGGAGATATCAGACAGGTGAACCAGACCATCGATACCGCCATCCAGGCCAATAAAGATACCAAAGTCAGTGATGGACTTGATTTTGCCAGTGATCTTATCGCCTTTGGCGCAAGTACGGGCAAATGCATCCCATGGATTTTCCTGGCATTGCTTCAGGCCCAGGGAGATACGACGACGTTCTTCGTCAATATCCAGAACCATCACTTCAATTTCGTCACCCAGCTGAACCACTTTGGACGGATGGATGTTTTTGTTGGTCCAGTCCATTTCAGAAACGTGGATCAAACCTTCTACACCCTCTTCCAGCTCAGCGAAGCAGCCGTAATCGGTCAGGTTGGTTACCTTGGCCTTAACACGGGCACCTTCCGGGTAACGCTTGGTGATTTGGATCCATGGATCTTCACCCAGTTGCTTCAGACCCAGGGACACACGGTTGCGCTCACGGTCAAATTTGAGCACTTTAACTTCAATTTCGTCACCCACGTTTACGATTTCACCGGGGTGCTTGATGCGCTTCCACGCCATGTCGGTGATGTGCAGCAAGCCATCTACACCGCCCAGGTCAACGAAAGCACCGTAGTCGGTCAGATTCTTAACGATACCCTTAACCGCTTGGCCTTCCTGCAGGCTGCTCAGCAGCTCATCGCGCTCAACAGAGTTAGCCTGTTCAAGCACAGCGCGACGGGAAACCACAACGTTGTTGCGCTTCTGGTCGAGCTTGATTACTTTAAATTCCAGCTCTTTACCTTCCAGGTGGGTCGTTTCGCGCACAGGGCGAACATCAACCAGAGAGCCTGGCAGGAAGGCGCGGATACCGGCCACGTCAACGGTGAAACCACCTTTAACCTTGCCATTGATAACGCCTTTGATAACTTCTTCAGCCACATGAGCCGCTTCGAGGATCTTCCAGGCTTCAGCGCGCTTGGCCTTCTCGCGGGACAGTTTGGTTTCGCCGAAACCGTCTTCCACACTTTCCAGGGCTACCTGGACTTCGTCACCGATCTGGAGATTCAACTCACCCAGTTCGTTACGGAATTGTTCTGCGGGGATCACACCTTCAGACTTGAGGCCTGCGTGTACAGTTACCCAGTCTTTATCAATGTCGATCACTACACCGGTTACGATGGTGCCTGGCACCATATCAACGGTTTTTAAACTCTCTTCAAATAATTCAGCAAAACTTTCGCTCATGGGGATACCTATAAGAGGGCCAGGCCATAGACCTGCCTTTGCCGCACGGCCAGTCGCACGGGTCAGTTAATATGGGGCGGGAATTCCCTCAGGCTGGGTTTGACAACCCCCGCCACTGCCATTCCCATCTGTTTTGGCGCTCTGCAAAACATAGGGTAATTAGCAGGCGCGGGAGGGTAGCAGATGCTGCGCCATACTTCAACCGATTATGCGGTTTAGTGATAAAGCAGGTCAGGATCTGCCGTAGCTGTCCTCGAAGCGGATAACATCATCCTGTTCAAGGTAGGGACCGGATTGCACTTCGACGATTTCCAGGGGAATTTTTCCGGGGTTACTCAGGCGATGCTGAACCCCTACGGGGATGTAGGTAGACTCATTTTCCGACAGCAACATGGTGTCCTCACCGCGCTGTACCAGGGCAGTTCCCTTGACGACAATCCAATGCTCTGCCCGATGGTGGTGAAGCTGCAACGACAAACTGCCGCCCGGTTTAACACGAATACGGTTTACCTGGTAGCGCTCGCCATTATCCACTACATCATAACAACCCCAGGGGCGATAGATTTCCCGGTGCTGGAGATGCTCAGTACGCTTTAGCTTTTCTATTTTTCCAATTAGCGACTTGACCTGCTGAGCCTGGGACTTGTGAGCCACCATCACTGCATCCGGTGTGTTGATAATCATCAAATTATCAACACCCAATGTCGCTACCAATTTATCCTGGGAAAAAACCAGGGTATTGGTCGACCCCACATCCAGGCTGTCGCCAATAAAACTATTGCCCGCAGAGTCTTTATCGGATAGCTCCCAATAGGATTTCCAATCTCCCACATCACTCCAGCCGGCATCCAAAGGGACACAGACGACATTAGCGCTCTTTTCCATGAGCGCATAATCAATGGATATATTGGGTGCAGCGGCAAAAGACTCCCGATCCACACGGATAAAGTCCAGATCGCGTGTCGCCCAGGTTTTAGCTTGCTCCGCAGTTACCACCACATCCGGTGTCTGCACCGCCAGTTCTTGTAAAAAGATGTCCGCCTGAAACACAAACATCCCGCTATTCCAGAAATAACATCCCGCTGCCAGATAAGATTGCGCGGTGATGAAATCAGGTTTTTCAACAAATTGCTGAACCGGCAAATAATCTCCCTGACCATTGTGGGCTTGGGTTTTTATATAGCCATAGCCTGTTTCCGGATGGGTTGGCGTTACCCCAAAGGTAACAAGATGCCCTGCCCTTGATGCCCGGACCGCAACATCAACCGCCGTCTGGAATGCGGCCACATCACGAATCATATGATCCGCTGACAACACCAATAATGTTGGAGATTGCTCAACCTCCTGGGCATACATAGCCGCCAGGGCCAATGCAGGTGCGGTGTTTCGCCCCACAGGCTCCAGGATGATCTTGGCATCGGCAATCCCAAGCTCCTGCATCTGCTCAGCCACCATAAAACGGTGCTCCTGATTGCAGACAACGATCGGGGACAATAACTCGGGTAATCCGCTCAGGCGCAGTATCGTTTGTTGCAACATCGTGTAATTACCAAACAGCTTTAACAGCTGCTTGGGATAATGCTGACGCGACAATGGCCACAAACGCGTACCGGAACCGCCCGCAAGAATTACCGGAATAATCATCCCAACATCTCCTTAGCCCATGAATACATTTTCAATACCTAGCGAGATTCCTGCAAAAATGCTGAAAAAGCAGGCCCCACATCGGGATGGCGAGCGCCATAGGTTACTATGGCTTTCAGGTATCCCAGCTTGGAGCCGCAATCATGACTGCGACCAACCAGTTGATAGGCTTCAATAGTTTCAAGTTGTATCAGCGCATCCAGGGCATCGGTCAGCTGAATTTCCCCGCCTGCGCCCGGCAGGGTTTTGGCCAATAAATCCCAGGTGGTTTTTGATAGTACATAACGCCCCACAATCGCCATATTGGATGG from Cellvibrio japonicus Ueda107 includes:
- the rpsA gene encoding 30S ribosomal protein S1, which encodes MSESFAELFEESLKTVDMVPGTIVTGVVIDIDKDWVTVHAGLKSEGVIPAEQFRNELGELNLQIGDEVQVALESVEDGFGETKLSREKAKRAEAWKILEAAHVAEEVIKGVINGKVKGGFTVDVAGIRAFLPGSLVDVRPVRETTHLEGKELEFKVIKLDQKRNNVVVSRRAVLEQANSVERDELLSSLQEGQAVKGIVKNLTDYGAFVDLGGVDGLLHITDMAWKRIKHPGEIVNVGDEIEVKVLKFDRERNRVSLGLKQLGEDPWIQITKRYPEGARVKAKVTNLTDYGCFAELEEGVEGLIHVSEMDWTNKNIHPSKVVQLGDEIEVMVLDIDEERRRISLGLKQCQENPWDAFARTCAKGDKITGKIKSITDFGIFIGLDGGIDGLVHLSDISWHEAGEEAVRKYKKGDEIETVVLAIDPERERISLGIKQLEADPFSEYVASNDKGAVVKGIVKEVEAKAAVVTLADDVEGVLKASELSREKVEDARNLLKAGDEVEAKIIAVDRKNRTISLSVKSKDVEDEKVAMKELSNKQAEAAPATLGDLIKAQMQNKE
- a CDS encoding mannose-1-phosphate guanylyltransferase/mannose-6-phosphate isomerase, with the protein product MIIPVILAGGSGTRLWPLSRQHYPKQLLKLFGNYTMLQQTILRLSGLPELLSPIVVCNQEHRFMVAEQMQELGIADAKIILEPVGRNTAPALALAAMYAQEVEQSPTLLVLSADHMIRDVAAFQTAVDVAVRASRAGHLVTFGVTPTHPETGYGYIKTQAHNGQGDYLPVQQFVEKPDFITAQSYLAAGCYFWNSGMFVFQADIFLQELAVQTPDVVVTAEQAKTWATRDLDFIRVDRESFAAAPNISIDYALMEKSANVVCVPLDAGWSDVGDWKSYWELSDKDSAGNSFIGDSLDVGSTNTLVFSQDKLVATLGVDNLMIINTPDAVMVAHKSQAQQVKSLIGKIEKLKRTEHLQHREIYRPWGCYDVVDNGERYQVNRIRVKPGGSLSLQLHHHRAEHWIVVKGTALVQRGEDTMLLSENESTYIPVGVQHRLSNPGKIPLEIVEVQSGPYLEQDDVIRFEDSYGRS